The Acidobacteriota bacterium genomic interval GGCGAGTGTCCATGGTCTCGTAGAAGGCCTTGCTGCGACGGGTCATCTCGTCGAGGGGCAAACGGTCACGGCGATAGGGAATCCTCGGATAGGAGCTCAAGGGTTGCCTCCGGAGCGCAGGGCGTCGGCGGTCTCGATGAGCCGTTGCCACAGCTCCTCGAGGTGCCGCGCCTCGGTCTTGAGATTGCCGACGGCGACCCGCAGGGTGTAGCGGTCGCCAAGCCGGGTGTGAGAAAGAAAGCTGCGACCATCGGCATTGATGGCGGCCATCAAGCGTTGGTTGAATTCGTCCTGCGCGGCGCCGTCGACTCCTGCGGTGGCGCGGAAGCAGACCAGCGCCAGGGGCACCGGCGCCATCAGCTCCCAACCCTCGGTGGCGGCGACGCGCTCGGCCAGCCAGCGAGCCAGCTCGCAATGGTGACGCACGCGGGCCACCAGGCCGTCGACTCCGAAGGCGCGAATCACCATCCAGAGCTTGAGGGCTCGAAACCGGCGCCCGAGCTGAAAGCCGAGGTCCATCAGGTTGAGGTCGGCGCGATCGCCGGTCTTGAGGTACTCCGGCACCAGGGAAAAAGCGCCCCGCAGCAGATCCTGGTCGCGCACGAACAGGACCGAGCAGTCGACCGGTACGAAGAGCCACTTGTGAGGATTGACCACCAAGGAGTCGGCCCGCTCCATGCCGGCGAAGAGGGGCCGCAGCTCCGGCACGATGGCGGCGCTGCCACCGTAAGCCGCGTCGACATGCAGCCAGAGTCCGAAGCGCTCACAGATGTCGGCGATGGCGGCCACCGGATCGATGCTGGTGGTCGACGTCGTGCCGGTCGTCGCCACCACCGCCATCGGCCGTCGGCCGGCGGCGAGATCGGCCTCGATCGCTGCTTCGAGGGCCGCCGGAATCATGCGGAACTGCTCGTCGACGGCGATGCGCCGCACGCTCTCGGTCCCCAGCCCGAGAACGATCGCCGCCTTGTCGACGGAGGAATGGGTGTGCTCGCTGATGTAGAGGCCGAGAGGAGCATGGCCTGCCAGGCCGCGCTCGCGGACGTCATCTCCCAGGGCCTCCCGCGCCGCCGCCAGGGCCACCAGACTGCTGGTCGAGGCGGTGTCATTGATGTGCCCCGCAAAGTCCTCCGGCAGAGCCATCATCTGGCGTAGCCAATCGCAGCTCAGCTGCTCCAGCTCGGTCGCCGCCGGCCCGCTCTGCCAGAGCATGGCGTTGACGTTGAGAGCCGCGGCCAGGCTTTCGGCCACCACCCCCGGCGCCGAGCCGGTGATCGCGAAGTAGCCGTGAAAGCCGGGATGGTTCCAGTGCGTGGTGTGGGGCACGATGGCGCGCTCGTACTCGTCGAGGAGGGTCGCCATCGACTCCCCCTCGGCCGGCGGCGACGCCGGCATCAGAGCCCGCAGAGCCCCCGGTTCGACGGCCGGAATCACCGCATGATCCTCGACTCCTCCGGAGAGGTAGTCGGCGATCCAGTCGGCCGCCCGGTGCAGGGCGGCGCGCATCTCTTCGGCGGAAAGATCTCCCAGGTCGCTCATCGCGCCGCAAAGGATAACGCCCGCTGCGCATTCCTGCACAGCGGGCGTTCGTGCTTCGAAAGATCAACCTCTCGAAGAACCGGCTGAAACCGATATCAGTCGGCGGCGCCCTTGCGCTCGAGCTCGTCGTCGATCACCTTCGCGACCTGCTCGAAGGGCACTGCACCGGCGAGGGAGCGGCCGTTGATGAACATCGCCGGCGTTCCGCTGACGCCCGCCCGCGAACCGTCGCGCATGTCGTCCTTCACCTGCTGGGCGTACTTGTCCGAGTCGAGGCAGTCGTTGAAGCTGTCCGAGTCGAGGCCGAGGGTCGAGGCCTTGGCCT includes:
- a CDS encoding pyridoxal-dependent decarboxylase; translation: MSDLGDLSAEEMRAALHRAADWIADYLSGGVEDHAVIPAVEPGALRALMPASPPAEGESMATLLDEYERAIVPHTTHWNHPGFHGYFAITGSAPGVVAESLAAALNVNAMLWQSGPAATELEQLSCDWLRQMMALPEDFAGHINDTASTSSLVALAAAREALGDDVRERGLAGHAPLGLYISEHTHSSVDKAAIVLGLGTESVRRIAVDEQFRMIPAALEAAIEADLAAGRRPMAVVATTGTTSTTSIDPVAAIADICERFGLWLHVDAAYGGSAAIVPELRPLFAGMERADSLVVNPHKWLFVPVDCSVLFVRDQDLLRGAFSLVPEYLKTGDRADLNLMDLGFQLGRRFRALKLWMVIRAFGVDGLVARVRHHCELARWLAERVAATEGWELMAPVPLALVCFRATAGVDGAAQDEFNQRLMAAINADGRSFLSHTRLGDRYTLRVAVGNLKTEARHLEELWQRLIETADALRSGGNP